One part of the Candidatus Borreliella tachyglossi genome encodes these proteins:
- a CDS encoding protelomerase family protein — MPKLLALKPILLLRDYFKTSLKKITRGLNLANITNGTEISNLDIFINKIIDEISSLDNYLSSHIIDEKTYKLRLNGRAKSFMQNLKTNSYYTPNYISKIITKVRHKIRELDVAHPMLKYFKLTRDEYKQIAYENSLKTKEKNTYKKSFNKSEFLTLTEELLQSNRFELLYMGLLLASGRRSLEIIAGQFINNHDSDTISFKGQLKTRNIKRFNTPYSIPLTVDKQLFLEAYNKLVDTNQYKDLRDRWEDNELKDTSINTLLRHELAKLFEGEFLLSDFRAIYTAIILKREGYFNDNWGAKEIYPRVAEILGHVDDESASVSYRDFKLTNSPTIANIKVKINYIIFCEYTIPYH; from the coding sequence GCTTTAAAACCAATTTTACTCTTAAGGGATTATTTTAAAACATCCCTTAAGAAAATTACTAGGGGGCTTAATTTGGCTAATATTACTAATGGAACAGAAATTTCAAATCTTGATATTTTTATCAATAAAATAATCGATGAAATTAGTTCTCTTGATAATTATTTAAGTTCACATATTATTGACGAGAAAACTTACAAGCTCAGGCTTAATGGGCGTGCAAAATCTTTCATGCAAAACCTCAAAACTAATTCTTACTACACTCCTAATTACATTAGTAAAATAATTACTAAAGTACGGCATAAGATCAGGGAGCTGGATGTGGCGCATCCTATGCTTAAATACTTCAAGCTCACTCGTGACGAGTACAAGCAAATTGCTTATGAGAATTCTCTAAAAACTAAAGAAAAAAATACATACAAGAAATCATTTAACAAATCCGAATTCCTCACTCTTACAGAAGAACTCCTACAATCTAACAGGTTTGAGCTTCTATACATGGGTCTACTACTTGCATCTGGTAGGCGTAGCTTGGAAATAATTGCTGGACAGTTTATAAATAACCATGACAGTGATACTATCTCTTTTAAAGGTCAGCTTAAGACCAGAAATATTAAAAGATTTAATACTCCTTACAGTATTCCTTTAACAGTTGATAAACAATTATTTCTTGAGGCTTACAATAAACTAGTAGATACTAATCAATATAAAGACTTAAGAGATAGATGGGAAGACAACGAGCTTAAAGACACTAGCATTAATACCTTACTTAGGCATGAGCTTGCCAAGCTCTTTGAAGGTGAGTTCCTGCTTTCAGATTTCAGAGCTATTTATACAGCAATCATATTAAAGCGGGAGGGGTATTTTAATGACAATTGGGGCGCAAAGGAGATATATCCAAGGGTTGCTGAGATTCTAGGACATGTTGATGATGAATCGGCTTCTGTAAGTTATAGAGATTTTAAGCTTACTA